Proteins from one Puntigrus tetrazona isolate hp1 chromosome 10, ASM1883169v1, whole genome shotgun sequence genomic window:
- the LOC122353099 gene encoding trace amine-associated receptor 13c-like produces the protein MAYETEDHETQYCFPAINSSCIKEKRSSYEYNIIYLFVSVLSAWTVFLNLLVIISISHFKKLHTPTNLIILSLAVTDLLTGLIVIPLEGIKQNETCWYFGDTYCGLFVITVRLLLCTSLSTLVLIAVDRYMAVCHPLLYPQKITTIKTLISICLCWFCCLVYNIEYVISNGYFNISHKILCYGQCIVLITPAWRFTDLTFFFLFPCIVIITVYLRIFYVVQWQVKVINSLVKGGKFVVESLVKRKSESKAALTLGIIVTVYLLCWIPFYICSLTITTISSTTMTFLTWTLYVSCGLNPLIYALFYRWFKISVKHILTLRIFQPASSVLDIFIDCRT, from the coding sequence ATGGCCTATGAGACAGAGGATCATGAGACTCAATACTGCTTTCCTGCCATCAACTCTTCATGTATCAAGGAAAAACGCTCCAGTTATGAATACAATATCATTTATCTCTTTGTATCAGTGCTGTCTGCATGgactgtgtttctgaatctgctggtgatcatctccatctctcacttcaAGAAGCTTCACACTCCAACCAACCTgatcattctctctctggctgtgaCTGATCTGCTTACTGGGCTTATAGTGATACCCTTAGAGGGCATCAAACAAAATGAGACATGTTGGTACTTTGGAGACACTTACTGTGGACTGTTTGTCATTACAGTTAGGCTGCTCCTTTGTACATCTCTGAGTACtttagttttaattgctgttgatCGTTATATGGCTGTCTGTCACCCTTTACTATATCCACAGAAAATAACAACTATTAAAACGTTAATAAGCATCTGTCTCTGCTGGTTTTGCTGTTTGGTTTACAATATTGAGTATGTAATTAGTAATGGATATTTTAATATCTCACACAAAATATTGTGTTATGGTCagtgtattgttttaattactcCTGCTTGGAGATTTACtgatttgacatttttcttCCTATTTCCTTGTATTGTCATCATCActgtatatttaagaatattttatgttgtgcaATGGCAAGTGAAAGTAATAAACTCTCTAGTAAAGGGTGGTAAATTTGTAGTGGAAAGTTTAGTAAAGAGGAAATCTGAGAGTAAAGCTGCTCTGACATTAGGAATCATTGTGACAGTTTATCTGCTTTGCTGGATTCCTTTTTATATATGTTCATTAACAATTACAACAATCTCTTCTActacaatgacatttttaacatgGACTTTGTATGTCAGCTGTGGACTGAATCCActcatttatgctttattttatcgctggtttaaaatatcagttaaacACATTCTAACTCTTAGAATATTTCAGCCAGCATCTTCTGTACtggacatttttattgattgtcGCACTTGa
- the LOC122352463 gene encoding trace amine-associated receptor 13c-like, with amino-acid sequence MAYETEDHETQYCFPAINSSCIKGKRSRHEYSIIYLLVSMLSAWTVFLNLLVIISISHFKKLHTPTNLIILSLAVTDLLTGLIVIPLEGIKQNETCWYFGDTYCGLFVITVRLLLCTSVSNLVLIAVDRYMAVCHPLLYPQKITTTKTLICICLCWFFCSVYNIENAINNGYFNISHQRLCYGQCIIMLNPAWRFTDLTILFLFPCIVIITVYLRIFYVVQWQVKVINSLIKGGKFENSVKRKSESKAALTLGIIVTVYLLCWIPFYICSLTEITTISSITMTFLAWTLYVSCGLNPLIYALFYRWFKISVKHILTLKIFQPASSLIDILTYNS; translated from the coding sequence ATGGCCTATGAGACAGAGGATCATGAGACTCAATACTGCTTTCCTGCCATCAACTCTTCATGTATCAAGGGAAAACGCTCCAGACATGAATACAGTATAATTTACCTGTTGGTATCAATGCTGTCAGCATGgactgtgtttctgaatctgctggtgatcatctccatctctcacttcaAGAAGCTTCACACTCCAACCAACCTgatcattctctctctggctgtgaCTGATCTGCTTACCGGGCTTATAGTGATACCCTTAGAGGGCATCAAACAAAATGAGACATGTTGGTACTTTGGAGACACTTACTGTGGACTGTTTGTCATTACAGTTAGGCTGCTCCTTTGTACATCTGtaagtaatttagttttaattgctgttgatCGTTATATGGCTGTGTGTCACCCTTTACTGTACCCACAGAAAATAACCACtactaaaacattaatatgcatcTGTCTCTGCTGGTTTTTCTGTTCAGTTTACAATATTGAGAATGCAATTAATAATGGATATTTTAATATCTCACACCAAAGATTGTGTTATGGTCAATGTATCATTATGCTTAACCCTGCTTGGAGATTTACTGATTTAACCATTTTATTCCTATTTCCTTGTATTGTGAtcattactgtatatttgagGATATTTTATGTTGTCCAATGGCAAGTAAAAGTTATAAATTCACTTATAAAGGGTGGTAAATTTGAGAATTCAGTAAAAAGGAAATCTGAGAGTAAAGCTGCTCTGACATTGGGGATCATTGTGACAGTTTATCTTCTTTGCTGGATTCCTTTTTATATATGTTCGCTAACAGAAATCACAACAATCTCTTCTAttacaatgacatttttagCATGGACTTTGTATGTCAGCTGTGGTCTGAATCCtcttatttatgctttattttaccgctggtttaaaatatcagttaaacATATTCTAactcttaaaatatttcagccAGCATCCTCTCTGattgatattttaacatataattcatga
- the LOC122353073 gene encoding trace amine-associated receptor 13c-like, which yields MAYETEDHETQYCFPAINSSCIKGKRSRHEYNIIYMFVLLLSAWTVFLNLLVIISISHFKKLHTPTNLIILSLAVADMLIGLIVIPIEGIKQIETCWYFGDTYCGLFVIIIRLLLSTSLSNLVLIAVDRYMAVCHPLLYPQKMTTTKTLISICLCWFCCSVYNIWYVISNGYFSMSDKTLCYGQCIVLITPAWRIIDLIVSFLFPCTVIITAYLRIFYVVHQQVKVINSQLKGVKCVVEVSVRRKTESKAALTLGIIVTAYLLCWIPFYICSLTKTTAITSTTMTFLAWTFHMNSGLNPIVYALFYRWFKIAVKHILTFRIFQPASSLIDIFTDYHS from the coding sequence ATGGCCTATGAGACAGAGGATCATGAGACTCAATACTGCTTTCCTGCCATCAACTCTTCATGTATCAAAGGAAAACGCTCCAGACATGAATATAATATCATCTATATGTTTGTTCTACTGCTGTCAGCATGgactgtgtttctgaatctgctggtgatcatctccatctctcacttcaAGAAGCTTCACACTCCAACCAACCTgatcattctctctctggctgtggCTGACATGCTTATTGGACTTATTGTTATACCCATAGAAGGAATCAAACAAATTGAGACATGTTGGTACTTTGGAGACACCTACTGTGGACTGTTTGTGATTATCATTAGGCTGCTCCTTTCAACATCTCtcagtaatttagttttaattgctgttgatCGTTATATGGCTGTGTGTCACCCTTTACTGTACCCACAGAAAATGACCAcaactaaaactttaataagCATCTGTCTCTGCTGGTTTTGCTGCTCAGTTTACAATATTTGGTATGTAATTAGTAATGGATACTTTAGCATGTCAGACAAAACACTGTGTTACGGCCagtgtattgttttaattactcCTGCTTGGAGAATTATTGATTTGattgtttcctttttatttccttGTACTGTGATCATCACTGCATATTTGAGGATATTTTATGTTGTGCATCAGCAAGTGAAAGTTATTAACTCTCAATTGAAAGGTGTAAAATGTGTAGTGGAGGTTTCAGTGAGAAGGAAAACTGAGAGTAAAGCTGCTCTGACATTAGGAATCATTGTGACAGCTTATCTGCTTTGCTGGATTCCATTCTACATCTGTTCTCTAACAAAAACCACAGCAATCACTTCTACCACAATGACATTTCTAGCATGGACCTTCCATATGAACTCAGGTTTAAATCCTATTGTTTACGCTTTATTTTACCGCTGGTTTAAAATAGCAGTTAAGCACATTCTTACTTTTAGAATTTTTCAGCCAGCATCATCTCTGATAGACATTTTTACAGATTATCATTCATGA